One window of Robiginitalea biformata HTCC2501 genomic DNA carries:
- a CDS encoding aminopeptidase P N-terminal domain-containing protein — MKYHPIDSGLFTRNRQKFMAKMQPGSLAVFNSNDVYPIGADSTMPFRQAPDIFYLSGVDQEESILLLFPDAIDPKHREILFLRETNDHIAVWEGEKLTKDRAFATSGIRTVYWLQDFDKVFFDLMTEAHTIYFNTNEHYRQAVETETREDRFIHATKRKFPAHKVAKSNPILQEIRGVKEPEEIDLMQTACGITEKGFRRVLGFVKPGVWEFEIEAEFLHEFIRNRSRGFAYTPIIASGNSANVLHYVENKNQCREGELILMDVGAEYANYSSDMTRTIPVSGRFTDRQKQVYNAVLNVKKEATKMLVPGTLWAEYHKEVGKLMTSELLGLGLLDKADVQNEDPDKPAYKQYFMHGTSHHIGLDTHDYGALKTPMQPNMVFTVEPGIYVPEEGFGIRLEDDVVIRDKGEPLNLMADIPIEVEEIESLMNG, encoded by the coding sequence ATGAAGTACCACCCGATCGATTCCGGGCTTTTCACCAGGAACCGCCAGAAGTTTATGGCGAAGATGCAGCCCGGCAGCCTGGCCGTTTTTAACTCCAACGACGTATACCCCATCGGGGCGGACAGCACGATGCCCTTCCGCCAGGCCCCGGACATCTTCTACCTCTCCGGGGTGGACCAGGAGGAATCCATCCTGCTGCTGTTCCCGGACGCCATCGACCCGAAACACCGGGAAATCCTCTTTTTGCGGGAGACCAACGACCACATCGCCGTCTGGGAAGGCGAAAAACTCACCAAGGACCGGGCCTTCGCCACTTCGGGTATCCGCACAGTGTACTGGCTCCAGGACTTTGACAAGGTGTTTTTTGACCTGATGACCGAGGCGCACACCATCTACTTCAACACCAACGAACACTACCGGCAGGCCGTGGAAACCGAGACCCGGGAAGACCGGTTCATCCACGCGACCAAACGGAAATTCCCGGCCCACAAGGTGGCCAAGAGCAACCCGATCCTGCAGGAGATCCGGGGAGTCAAGGAACCCGAGGAAATCGACCTGATGCAAACCGCTTGCGGGATTACCGAAAAGGGCTTCCGCCGGGTGCTCGGCTTCGTAAAACCCGGCGTCTGGGAGTTCGAGATCGAGGCGGAATTCCTGCACGAATTCATCCGGAACCGCTCCCGCGGCTTTGCCTATACGCCCATTATCGCCTCGGGCAACAGCGCTAACGTGTTGCACTACGTAGAGAACAAAAACCAGTGCCGGGAAGGGGAGCTCATCCTGATGGACGTGGGGGCCGAATACGCCAATTATTCCAGCGACATGACGCGGACCATCCCGGTGAGCGGCCGCTTTACGGACCGGCAAAAACAGGTGTACAACGCTGTTTTGAACGTCAAGAAGGAGGCCACCAAAATGCTGGTGCCCGGCACGCTCTGGGCGGAATACCACAAAGAGGTGGGCAAGCTGATGACCTCTGAGCTCCTGGGCCTGGGCCTGCTGGACAAGGCAGACGTACAGAACGAGGACCCGGACAAACCGGCCTATAAACAATACTTCATGCACGGCACCAGCCACCACATTGGCCTGGACACCCACGACTACGGGGCGCTGAAAACCCCCATGCAGCCCAACATGGTCTTTACCGTGGAGCCCGGCATCTACGTGCCCGAAGAGGGCTTCGGCATCCGCCTGGAAGACGACGTGGTTATCCGGGATAAGGGCGAGCCACTGAACCTGATGGCGGACATCCCGATTGAGGTGGAGGAGATTGAATCACTGATGAATGGGTGA
- a CDS encoding beta propeller repeat protein, whose translation MKIFRTLAACLATLPLLAQAPATDASVVQQALEQKARMANASKVANLRLENIGPSVMSGRVVDLAVNPDNPVEFYVAYASGGLWYTDNNGTSFTPVMDNAPTQNLGAVAVHWPSGTIWVGTGENNASRSSYAGIGLYKSTDGGESWTFAGLPDSHHIGRIVIHPENPDEVVVAVAGHLYSDNEERGIYKTTDGGASWQRTLFVDDKTGMIDLVASPGRPEVLYAASWQRDRKAWNFDGSGPGTGIYKSIDGGDNWNLMTAAGSGFPTGSGAGRIGLAAFDHQIVYAVIDNQDRRPKESGDADADEGLTKDDFKSMSASRLLALDNGELNEFLKTNGFQEKYRAENVKQLVRSGSVKPADLATYLEDANSLLFDTPVIGAEVYRSEDGGRTWTRTHEGYIDDLFYSYGYYFGQIRVAPYDRDQIYLAGVPLIRSADGGKTFEAIDGDNVHADHHALWINPEKEGHLINGNDGGINITYDYGEHWIKNNSPSVGQFYAIAVDHEDPYNVYGGLQDNGVWKGAHNAGESDGWHQSGRYPWEMLLGGDGMQVEVDSRNSDIVYTGFQFGNYFRLDLGADKRTYIQPKHELGESPYRFNWQTPILLSPHNQDILYLGGNKLHRSMNQGDDWTAISDDLTRGGKKGNVAYGTLTTVSESSFQFGLLYTGSDDGLVHVSKNGGGSWQQISGSFPEDLWVSRVAASSHKKERVYVALNGYRWDDFTPYVYVSEDYGATWRSLADGLPASPVNALVEDPKNENLLFVGTDNGLYASLDRGATWELMQNGLPNVAVHDLVIQPKAGHLLVGTHGRSIYKADIGALEALPAQDLSEPLVVFDLPEIRHSSRWGNTRSTWGEPNTPGLDIEFFAQSPGTVQARILSADGTVVSETQLNADAGFNILSYDLAFSKEGKSDFLKKNKVPLKTAGNGKTYLPEGTYQAELQQGKTKVSREFKIK comes from the coding sequence ATGAAGATTTTCCGTACCCTTGCCGCCTGCCTGGCGACCCTACCCTTACTGGCCCAAGCCCCTGCTACCGACGCCTCTGTCGTACAACAGGCCCTGGAGCAAAAAGCCCGGATGGCCAACGCCTCCAAAGTGGCCAACCTCCGTTTGGAGAATATCGGCCCGAGCGTAATGAGCGGCCGCGTGGTGGACCTGGCCGTCAACCCGGACAACCCGGTGGAATTCTATGTGGCCTATGCATCGGGCGGCCTCTGGTACACCGACAACAACGGGACGAGTTTTACCCCCGTCATGGACAACGCCCCCACGCAGAACCTCGGGGCGGTTGCCGTACACTGGCCTTCCGGCACCATCTGGGTGGGAACGGGAGAAAACAACGCGTCCCGGTCGTCCTACGCCGGGATCGGCCTGTACAAATCCACAGACGGGGGGGAGAGCTGGACCTTTGCCGGCCTGCCGGATTCCCACCATATCGGCCGGATCGTCATCCACCCGGAAAACCCGGACGAGGTAGTGGTGGCCGTGGCGGGACACCTCTACTCGGACAACGAGGAACGGGGCATCTACAAGACTACGGACGGGGGCGCCAGCTGGCAGCGGACGCTTTTTGTGGACGACAAAACCGGGATGATCGACCTGGTAGCCTCCCCGGGGCGCCCGGAAGTCCTCTATGCCGCTTCCTGGCAGCGCGACCGGAAGGCCTGGAACTTTGACGGCAGCGGCCCGGGTACGGGTATCTATAAAAGCATTGACGGGGGCGACAACTGGAATTTGATGACCGCCGCAGGCAGTGGGTTCCCCACCGGATCCGGCGCCGGTCGGATTGGCCTGGCCGCATTTGACCACCAGATTGTCTATGCCGTCATCGACAACCAGGACCGGCGCCCCAAAGAGTCCGGCGACGCAGATGCGGATGAGGGGCTTACCAAGGACGATTTTAAATCGATGTCCGCCTCCCGGCTCCTGGCCCTGGACAACGGCGAGCTGAACGAATTCCTGAAGACCAATGGCTTCCAGGAGAAATACCGGGCGGAAAACGTCAAGCAACTGGTGCGGAGCGGCTCGGTGAAACCTGCGGACCTGGCCACCTACCTGGAAGACGCAAATTCCCTGCTCTTCGACACCCCGGTCATCGGGGCGGAGGTGTATCGCTCCGAGGACGGGGGTCGCACCTGGACGCGGACCCACGAGGGCTACATCGACGACCTGTTTTACAGCTACGGCTACTACTTCGGGCAGATCCGGGTGGCCCCGTACGACCGGGATCAAATCTACCTGGCCGGCGTCCCGCTGATCCGCTCGGCAGACGGGGGCAAAACCTTTGAGGCGATAGACGGGGACAACGTACATGCAGACCACCACGCCCTCTGGATCAACCCGGAGAAGGAAGGCCACCTGATCAACGGGAACGACGGGGGCATCAACATCACCTACGACTACGGCGAACACTGGATCAAGAACAACTCCCCGTCCGTGGGGCAGTTCTACGCCATTGCAGTAGACCACGAGGACCCCTACAACGTGTACGGCGGCCTGCAGGACAACGGGGTGTGGAAAGGGGCCCACAACGCCGGCGAATCGGACGGGTGGCACCAGAGCGGCCGCTACCCCTGGGAGATGCTCCTGGGCGGGGACGGCATGCAGGTGGAGGTCGATAGCCGCAACTCGGACATCGTCTACACGGGCTTCCAGTTCGGGAATTATTTCCGCCTGGACCTCGGGGCAGACAAACGCACCTACATCCAGCCGAAACACGAACTGGGGGAATCGCCCTACCGCTTTAACTGGCAGACGCCCATCCTGCTTTCGCCCCACAACCAGGACATCCTCTACCTGGGCGGCAACAAACTGCACCGGTCCATGAACCAGGGCGACGACTGGACAGCCATCTCGGACGACCTGACCCGGGGCGGGAAAAAGGGGAACGTCGCCTACGGCACGCTGACCACCGTCTCGGAATCGTCCTTCCAGTTTGGATTGCTCTACACGGGCAGCGACGACGGGCTGGTACATGTGAGCAAAAACGGCGGCGGCTCCTGGCAGCAAATCTCCGGCAGCTTCCCGGAAGACTTATGGGTGAGCCGCGTGGCGGCCTCCTCCCACAAAAAGGAACGGGTGTATGTTGCCCTGAACGGCTACCGCTGGGACGACTTTACCCCCTATGTGTACGTGAGCGAGGATTACGGGGCCACCTGGAGGTCCCTGGCGGACGGCTTGCCGGCCTCCCCGGTAAACGCCTTGGTGGAAGACCCCAAAAACGAAAACCTGCTCTTTGTGGGCACGGACAACGGGCTCTACGCCAGCCTGGACCGGGGCGCTACCTGGGAACTCATGCAAAACGGCCTGCCCAACGTGGCCGTGCACGACCTGGTGATCCAGCCTAAGGCGGGCCACCTGTTGGTGGGCACCCATGGCCGGAGCATCTACAAGGCGGACATCGGCGCCCTGGAGGCGCTTCCCGCCCAGGACCTCTCCGAACCGCTCGTGGTCTTTGACCTGCCGGAGATCCGCCACTCCTCCCGCTGGGGGAATACGCGCTCCACCTGGGGGGAGCCCAACACGCCGGGCCTGGACATCGAGTTCTTTGCCCAGTCGCCCGGGACGGTGCAGGCGCGCATACTGAGCGCGGACGGCACCGTAGTGAGCGAGACGCAGCTCAACGCCGATGCGGGCTTCAACATCCTTTCCTACGACCTGGCCTTCAGCAAGGAGGGCAAGAGCGACTTCCTGAAAAAGAACAAGGTGCCGCTGAAAACAGCCGGCAACGGAAAGACCTACCTGCCGGAAGGCACCTACCAGGCCGAACTCCAACAGGGCAAAACCAAGGTGAGCCGGGAATTTAAAATCAAATAA
- a CDS encoding DUF2721 domain-containing protein: MELSLSIPALLFPAISLSMLAYNARYLAIAALIRQLHGQFRETQAAPLEKQIGSLKRRLRIIKDMQSTSIASFLLAAISMFLIYVELRLWANGIFGLSLIFLMVSLILSLWEVRLSTRALEIQLRDMGT; encoded by the coding sequence ATGGAACTCTCCCTGAGCATCCCTGCCCTGCTCTTCCCGGCCATCTCCCTGAGCATGCTGGCCTACAATGCCCGCTACCTGGCCATTGCCGCCCTGATCCGCCAATTGCACGGGCAGTTCCGGGAAACCCAGGCAGCCCCGCTGGAAAAACAGATCGGGTCCCTGAAACGCCGGTTGCGCATCATCAAGGACATGCAGTCCACGTCCATCGCGAGTTTTTTGCTGGCCGCCATCAGCATGTTCCTGATCTATGTGGAGCTCCGGCTCTGGGCCAATGGTATTTTCGGGTTGAGCCTGATTTTCCTGATGGTTTCCCTGATCCTTTCGCTCTGGGAAGTGCGGCTTTCCACCCGGGCCCTGGAGATCCAGCTGCGGGATATGGGCACGTGA
- a CDS encoding PepSY-associated TM helix domain-containing protein, which yields MSFSHSRPSARKPAEPASSQGSSTALPKPETTRRKKQANTLRIFRKIHRYTGACLFAVFFFIAVSGLLLGWKKHSGDAILAKTRTGSTTDLARWKSLSELRDNAVAYYRDSLQTQGAFEVDRMDVRPDKGVVKFTFTPGFRGLQLDGATGEVLYVETRRSDFIEKLHDGSLVDLWLGLDNGAFKLFYTSLAGVALLVFTITGFWLWYGPKRMRRAARK from the coding sequence ATGTCTTTTTCCCATTCCCGACCCAGTGCGCGTAAACCGGCTGAACCTGCCTCCTCCCAGGGAAGCAGCACCGCCTTGCCAAAACCGGAAACCACCCGCCGCAAGAAACAGGCCAACACACTGCGGATCTTCCGGAAAATCCACCGCTATACGGGGGCCTGCCTCTTTGCCGTTTTCTTTTTTATCGCCGTCAGCGGCCTGTTGCTGGGGTGGAAAAAACACTCCGGGGACGCCATCCTGGCCAAAACCCGCACGGGCAGCACTACCGACCTCGCCCGCTGGAAATCCCTGTCGGAGCTCCGGGACAACGCGGTGGCTTATTACCGGGACTCCCTCCAAACGCAGGGAGCCTTTGAGGTGGACCGCATGGACGTGCGTCCGGACAAGGGGGTGGTGAAATTCACTTTTACCCCGGGATTCCGGGGCCTGCAACTGGACGGGGCCACCGGGGAGGTACTGTATGTGGAAACCCGGCGGAGCGACTTTATCGAAAAACTGCACGACGGCTCCCTGGTAGACCTCTGGCTGGGCCTCGACAACGGGGCGTTCAAGCTGTTCTACACCTCCCTGGCCGGGGTGGCCCTGCTGGTGTTTACCATCACCGGGTTCTGGCTCTGGTACGGGCCCAAACGCATGCGGCGGGCCGCGCGGAAGTAA
- a CDS encoding succinate dehydrogenase cytochrome b subunit → MSGFASSSIARKVVMALSGLFLVLFLAQHATINLSSVVSPETFNKWSHFMGYNAVVQFILQPILIAGVIVHFVMGIVLEIQNNRARNVKYVKFKGSANAPWVSRNMIITGLVVLAFLGLHFYDFWVHEMAYKYVEARPEDPTRYHAETVEKFEPIWRTVIYVVSFVLLALHLWHGFASSFQSMGVNNKYTPAIRNFTRLYAIVVPLIFIFIALYHHFNPITHS, encoded by the coding sequence ATGAGCGGATTCGCTAGTTCTTCTATAGCCCGGAAGGTCGTCATGGCGCTCTCGGGCCTTTTTTTGGTCCTGTTCCTGGCACAGCACGCCACCATCAACCTCAGCTCGGTGGTGAGCCCGGAGACCTTCAATAAATGGTCGCACTTTATGGGGTACAACGCCGTGGTGCAGTTCATCCTGCAACCCATCCTGATTGCAGGGGTCATCGTGCACTTTGTGATGGGGATTGTCCTGGAGATCCAGAACAACCGCGCGCGGAATGTTAAATACGTGAAATTCAAGGGCAGCGCGAATGCGCCCTGGGTTTCCCGCAACATGATCATCACCGGCCTGGTGGTGCTCGCCTTCCTGGGGCTGCACTTCTACGATTTCTGGGTACACGAGATGGCCTACAAATACGTGGAGGCCCGTCCGGAAGACCCGACCCGCTACCACGCGGAAACCGTCGAGAAGTTCGAGCCCATCTGGCGCACGGTCATCTACGTGGTGAGCTTTGTGCTTTTGGCGCTCCACCTCTGGCACGGCTTTGCGTCGTCCTTCCAGAGTATGGGGGTCAACAACAAGTACACCCCGGCGATCCGCAATTTTACCCGGCTCTACGCCATCGTGGTGCCGCTGATCTTTATCTTCATCGCCCTCTACCATCATTTTAATCCGATAACGCACTCATAA
- a CDS encoding fumarate reductase/succinate dehydrogenase flavoprotein subunit gives MATLDSKVPSGPLADKWTKHKNEINLVNPANKRNIDIIVVGTGLAGGAAAATLAELGYNVKTFCYQDSPRRAHSIAAQGGINAAKNYQGDGDSPYRLFYDTIKGGDYRSREANVYRLAEESVNIIDQCVAQGVPFAREYGGLLDNRSFGGVLVSRTFYAKGQTGQQLLLGCYAAMNRQINRGKIRPYNRHEMLDLVLVDGKARGIIARDLVTGEIERHSAHAVVLASGGYGNVFYLSTNAMGSNVTAAWRAHRRGAYFANPCFTQIHPTCIPVSGDHQSKLTLMSESLRNDGRIWVPKRKEDAEAIRAGKLKPTQLAEEDRDYYLERRYPAFGNLVPRDVASRAAKERCDAGYGVNKTGEAVYLDFAAAIERYGKEKAYTSGIKDPDKETITKLGKEIIAAKYGNLFQMYEKIVDDNPYDTPMMIYPAVHYTMGGLWVDYNLQTTIPGCYCAGEANFSDHGANRLGASALMQGLADGYFVLPYTIGDYLSDDIRTGPIPTDSEAFDKAEADVRSRLERLLNANGTKSVDYYHKKLGKIMWNKCGMSRNAQGLEEAIEEIAALRKEFYENVRVPGSMDETNPELEKAGRVADFLELGELFAKDALHRNESCGGHFREEYQTPEGEALRDDENFKFVSAWEYKGEPKDAVLHKEDLVFENIELKTRSYK, from the coding sequence ATGGCAACCCTGGATTCCAAAGTCCCCTCCGGCCCGCTGGCCGATAAGTGGACAAAGCACAAGAACGAGATCAATCTGGTCAACCCGGCCAACAAGCGGAATATCGATATTATCGTCGTCGGGACCGGCCTGGCCGGCGGGGCGGCAGCTGCCACCCTGGCGGAACTCGGGTACAACGTGAAGACCTTCTGTTACCAGGATTCCCCCCGCCGGGCGCACAGCATCGCGGCCCAGGGCGGGATCAATGCAGCCAAGAACTACCAGGGCGACGGGGACAGCCCCTACCGCCTGTTTTACGATACCATCAAAGGGGGCGACTACCGCTCCCGGGAAGCCAACGTCTACCGGCTGGCCGAAGAGTCCGTGAACATCATCGACCAGTGTGTGGCCCAGGGGGTCCCATTTGCCCGGGAATACGGCGGGCTCCTGGATAACCGCTCCTTTGGGGGGGTACTCGTATCCCGGACGTTTTACGCCAAGGGGCAGACCGGCCAGCAACTGCTGCTGGGCTGCTATGCGGCCATGAACCGGCAGATCAACCGGGGCAAGATCCGGCCCTACAACCGGCACGAAATGCTGGACCTGGTCCTGGTGGACGGCAAGGCCCGGGGCATCATCGCCCGCGACCTGGTAACCGGGGAGATTGAGCGGCACAGCGCCCACGCCGTGGTGCTGGCATCCGGCGGGTACGGCAATGTCTTCTATCTCTCCACGAATGCGATGGGGAGCAACGTAACGGCTGCCTGGCGCGCCCACCGGCGGGGGGCTTATTTTGCCAACCCCTGCTTTACGCAGATCCACCCTACATGCATCCCGGTTTCCGGCGACCACCAGTCCAAGCTCACGCTCATGTCCGAATCCCTGAGGAATGACGGACGGATCTGGGTACCCAAACGCAAAGAGGACGCCGAGGCGATCCGCGCCGGGAAACTCAAGCCCACCCAGCTTGCGGAAGAGGACCGGGATTACTACCTGGAGCGCCGCTACCCGGCCTTCGGTAACCTGGTGCCCCGGGACGTGGCCTCCCGCGCCGCCAAGGAACGCTGCGATGCGGGCTACGGGGTCAACAAGACGGGCGAGGCCGTCTACCTGGACTTTGCTGCGGCCATTGAGCGCTACGGCAAGGAAAAAGCCTATACCTCCGGGATCAAAGACCCGGACAAGGAGACCATCACCAAGCTGGGCAAGGAAATCATCGCCGCCAAATACGGGAACCTCTTCCAGATGTACGAAAAGATCGTCGACGACAACCCCTACGATACGCCGATGATGATCTACCCGGCCGTCCACTACACCATGGGCGGGCTCTGGGTGGACTACAACCTGCAAACCACTATCCCGGGCTGCTACTGCGCCGGGGAGGCAAATTTCAGCGACCACGGGGCCAACCGCCTGGGCGCCTCCGCCCTGATGCAGGGGCTGGCCGACGGGTATTTTGTGTTGCCCTATACTATTGGCGACTACCTCTCCGACGACATCCGTACCGGGCCCATCCCGACGGACAGCGAGGCCTTCGACAAGGCCGAGGCCGACGTGCGCTCCCGCCTGGAACGCCTGCTGAATGCCAACGGCACAAAATCTGTGGATTACTACCACAAGAAGCTCGGCAAGATCATGTGGAACAAATGCGGGATGTCCCGGAATGCCCAGGGTCTTGAGGAGGCCATCGAGGAGATTGCCGCCCTGCGCAAGGAGTTCTACGAAAACGTCCGGGTACCCGGCAGCATGGACGAGACAAACCCCGAGCTGGAAAAAGCCGGGCGCGTAGCCGATTTCCTGGAACTCGGCGAACTCTTTGCCAAGGATGCCCTGCACCGGAACGAATCGTGCGGCGGGCATTTCCGCGAAGAGTACCAGACCCCGGAAGGGGAAGCCCTGCGGGACGACGAGAATTTCAAGTTCGTTTCCGCCTGGGAATACAAGGGGGAACCCAAGGATGCCGTACTCCACAAGGAGGACCTGGTGTTTGAGAATATTGAGTTGAAAACACGGAGCTATAAGTAA